A window of Xiphophorus hellerii strain 12219 chromosome 19, Xiphophorus_hellerii-4.1, whole genome shotgun sequence contains these coding sequences:
- the tdh2 gene encoding L-threonine dehydrogenase 2 — MQPGLQVCMPTTALLGLLCRGCLSRAQNRPSRSFSSWPRKMTRWNSQESCNADTPQENPRVLITGGLGQLGVGLAQMLRNQYGPERVILSDIKKPPSHVYTSGPFVYADVLDYKHLRELIINNRVTWLVHYSALLSAVGEANVALARKINITGLHNVLDLALENCLRLFVPSTIGAFGPSSPRDPAPDLCVQRPRTIYGVSKVHGELMGEYLHHKYGLDFRCLRYPGVISVNTPPGGGTTDYAVQIFHDALSTGHHECYLRPDTRLPMMHISDCHRATVEFMQTPECQLSLRTYNIAAMSFTPEEVAQEIRKHLPHLKVTYNPDSVRQTIADSWPVRFDDSNARRDWGWAPAFGLEELVKDMLRCVRDKRTREGFPVS, encoded by the exons ATGCAGCCTGGCCTTCAGGTGTGTATGCCCACCACTGCGTTGCTGGGCCTGCTGTGCCGAGGCTGCCTCAGCAGGGCACAGAATCGACCCAGTCGCAGCTTCAGCTCTTGGCCTAGAAAGATGACTAGGTGGAACAGTCAGGAGTCCTGCAATGCTGATACACCTCAGGAAAACCCACGTGTGCTCATCACAG gtgGTTTGGGGCAACTGGGAGTGGGGCTTGCTCAAATGCTTAG GAACCAGTATGGGCCAGAGAGAGTGATCTTGTCTGACATCAAGAAGCCCCCTTCTCATGTTTACACCAGTG gGCCGTTTGTGTATGCCGATGTGCTGGACTACAAGCACCTCAGAGAACTGATCATAAATAATCGCGTTACTTGGCTGGTTCACTACAGCGCTTTGCTTAGCGCTGTGGGTGAGGCTAACGTAGCATTAGCACGAAAAATTAACATCACAG GTCTACACAACGTTCTGGATCTGGCCTTGGAGAACTGCCTTCGCCTCTTTGTCCCCAGTACCATTGGGGCATTCGGTCCTTCTTCTCCCCGTGACCCCGCCCCTGACCTCTGTGTACAGCGTCCTAGAACCATCTATGGTGTCTCTAAAGTGCATGGCGAACTGATGGGGGAG TATCTCCATCATAAATATGGCTTGGACTTTCGCTGCCTGCGTTACCCTGGTGTGATATCAGTCAACACTCCTCCTGGTGGAGGAACAACAG ACTATGCAGTTCAGATCTTCCACGATGCTCTCAGCACAGGTCACCATGAGTGCTACTTGCGACCTGACACCCGTCTTCCCATGATGCATATCTCTGACTGCCACCGTGCCACGGTAGAGTTTATGCAAACTCCAGAGTGCCAGCTGTCTCTGCGCACTTACAACATAGCCGCCATGAGCTTCACACCGGAGGAGGTGGCCCAAGAAATTCGCAAGCATCTCCCACACCTTAAGGTCACCTACAATCCAGACTCAGTGCGCCAAACAATTG ctgacAGCTGGCCTGTGAGATTTGACGACTCCAACGCCAGGAGGGATTGGGGCTGGGCACCAGCCTTCGGGCTCGAGGAGTTGGTGAAAGACATGCTGCGCTGCGTCAGAGACAAGAGGACCAGAGAGGGATTTCCTGTCAGCTAG
- the LOC116709527 gene encoding myotubularin-related protein 9 isoform X2: MEFSDHIKTANVKDVVLRQPLHPPSRGTLCVTGHHLLFSDREEGSSRQVLLLLRNIDAIEKRMPGSSGTITIKCKDLRVLQLDIPGMEECLNIAHSIETLSCLDNVSEMYPFFYRPNDLSLREQWGLSTPEKHYTQIKELHKKWRLSSVNKKYSVCPSYPPVVIVPKGIDDETLKKVAKFRQGGRFPVLCYYHRKNGMVIMRSSQPLTGANKKRCKEDELLLQVVIEDSDKGFIIDTRSSQQVQQARMTGGGFESKSCYSHWKRLHKQMERGKALQESLIKLVEACGDESHNVDRWLSKLENSKWLSHVQTALSAAGLLVECVERDGHSVLVHGYEGTDCTLLICTLAQLIMDPSCRTLEGFLALLDREWLQAGHPFQQRCAHSAYSHARLQQESPIFLLLLDCVWQLWRQFPLALGFSETLLLRLANEVYASDYGTFLCNNDQERCAVQVKDRTHCLFQALLRPPERDYYSNPLYEPNELAIWPSVHPQSLQLWRGFFLRWTQQAQHLEAVQEEIRSMVIEWHRVTQR, encoded by the exons ATGGAGTTTTCTGACCACATTAAGACGGCCAACGTGAAGGATGTTGTGCTCCGTCAGCCGCTGCACCCACCGAGCAGAGGGACCCTGTGCGTCACCGGTCACCACCTGCTCTTCTCGGACAGGGAGGAGGGAAGCTCCAGGCAGGTTCTGCTTCTGCTCAGGAATATCGATGCCATTGAGAAAAG AATGCCTGGATCCTCTGGGACAATCACCATCAAATGCAAAGATCTGCGCGTGCTTCAGCTGGACATTCCAGGCATGGAGGAGTGCCTCAACATTGCGCACTCGATTGAG accCTGTCCTGCCTGGACAATGTGTCGGAGATGTATCCTTTCTTTTACAGGCCCAATGACCTCAGCCTGCGGGAGCAGTGGGGTCTCTCAACCCCTGAAAAACACTACACTCAAATTAAGGAACTT catAAGAAATGGAGGTTGAGCAGTGTGAACAAAAAATACTCTGTGTGCCCTTCCTATCCTCCGGTAGTCATTGTTCCAAAAGGCATCGACGATGAAACACTGAAGAAAGTGGCCAAATTTAGGCAGGGTGGCCGCTTCCCTGTCTTGTGCTACTATCATCGAAAGAATGGCATG GTGATCATGCGCAGCAGCCAGCCACTGACTGGTGCCAACAAGAAACGCTGCAAGGAAGACGAACTCCTCCTTCAGGTTGTGATTGAGGACTCAGATAAAGGTTTCATTATTGACACTCGTTCAAGTCAGCAGGTTCAGCAGGCTCGGATGACAGGCGGCGGCTTTGAGTCCAAATCGTGCTACAGCCACTGGAAGAGGCTTCACAAACAGATGGAAAG GGGTAAGGCCCTTCAGGAGAGCCTGATTAAACTGGTGGAAGCCTGCGGAGATGAGTCCCACAATGTGGACCGCTGGCTCAGTAAGCTGGAGAATTCAAAATGGCTGTCTCACGTCCAGACTGCTCTGTCCGCAGCTGGCCTGCTGGTAGAGTGTGTGGAGAG GGACGGTCATTCAGTTCTGGTCCACGGCTATGAAGGTACAGACTGCACTTTGCTCATCTGCACTCTGGCCCAACTCATCATGGACCCGAGCTGCCGCACTCTGGAGGGTTTCCTGGCTCTCCTGGACAGGGAGTGGCTACAG GCAGGACATCCGTTCCAGCAGCGGTGTGCCCATTCAGCCTACTCCCACGCTCGCCTCCAACAGGAGTCTCCaatcttcctgctgctgctggactgTGTTTGGCAGCTTTGGCGTCAGTTCCCCCTGGCGCTGGGTTTCTCTGAGACGCTGCTCCTCAGACTGGCAAATGAGGTCTACGCTTCAGACTACGGCACGTTTCTGTGCAACAATGACCAGGAGAG GTGTGCCGTACAAGTGAAGGACAGGACTCACTGTTTGTTCCAGGCCCTGCTGAGGCCGCCTGAGAGAGATTACTACTCAAACCCTCTGTATGAACCCAACGAGCTGGCAATCTGGCCCTCAGTTCACCCACAGTCCCTGCAGCTCTGGAGAG GCTTTTTCCTGAGGTGGACACAGCAGGCGCAACATCTAGAGGCAGTTCAGGAGGAAATAAGAAGCATGGTCATTGAGTGGCATAGGGTGACCCAGAGGTGA
- the LOC116709527 gene encoding myotubularin-related protein 9 isoform X1, with product MEFSDHIKTANVKDVVLRQPLHPPSRGTLCVTGHHLLFSDREEGSSRQVLLLLRNIDAIEKSVENLLGYSGFLSKAAHSDRMPGSSGTITIKCKDLRVLQLDIPGMEECLNIAHSIETLSCLDNVSEMYPFFYRPNDLSLREQWGLSTPEKHYTQIKELHKKWRLSSVNKKYSVCPSYPPVVIVPKGIDDETLKKVAKFRQGGRFPVLCYYHRKNGMVIMRSSQPLTGANKKRCKEDELLLQVVIEDSDKGFIIDTRSSQQVQQARMTGGGFESKSCYSHWKRLHKQMERGKALQESLIKLVEACGDESHNVDRWLSKLENSKWLSHVQTALSAAGLLVECVERDGHSVLVHGYEGTDCTLLICTLAQLIMDPSCRTLEGFLALLDREWLQAGHPFQQRCAHSAYSHARLQQESPIFLLLLDCVWQLWRQFPLALGFSETLLLRLANEVYASDYGTFLCNNDQERCAVQVKDRTHCLFQALLRPPERDYYSNPLYEPNELAIWPSVHPQSLQLWRGFFLRWTQQAQHLEAVQEEIRSMVIEWHRVTQR from the exons ATGGAGTTTTCTGACCACATTAAGACGGCCAACGTGAAGGATGTTGTGCTCCGTCAGCCGCTGCACCCACCGAGCAGAGGGACCCTGTGCGTCACCGGTCACCACCTGCTCTTCTCGGACAGGGAGGAGGGAAGCTCCAGGCAGGTTCTGCTTCTGCTCAGGAATATCGATGCCATTGAGAAAAG TGTGGAAAACCTTTTGGGCTATTCCGGCTTCCTCTCAAAAGCAGCCCACAGTGACAG AATGCCTGGATCCTCTGGGACAATCACCATCAAATGCAAAGATCTGCGCGTGCTTCAGCTGGACATTCCAGGCATGGAGGAGTGCCTCAACATTGCGCACTCGATTGAG accCTGTCCTGCCTGGACAATGTGTCGGAGATGTATCCTTTCTTTTACAGGCCCAATGACCTCAGCCTGCGGGAGCAGTGGGGTCTCTCAACCCCTGAAAAACACTACACTCAAATTAAGGAACTT catAAGAAATGGAGGTTGAGCAGTGTGAACAAAAAATACTCTGTGTGCCCTTCCTATCCTCCGGTAGTCATTGTTCCAAAAGGCATCGACGATGAAACACTGAAGAAAGTGGCCAAATTTAGGCAGGGTGGCCGCTTCCCTGTCTTGTGCTACTATCATCGAAAGAATGGCATG GTGATCATGCGCAGCAGCCAGCCACTGACTGGTGCCAACAAGAAACGCTGCAAGGAAGACGAACTCCTCCTTCAGGTTGTGATTGAGGACTCAGATAAAGGTTTCATTATTGACACTCGTTCAAGTCAGCAGGTTCAGCAGGCTCGGATGACAGGCGGCGGCTTTGAGTCCAAATCGTGCTACAGCCACTGGAAGAGGCTTCACAAACAGATGGAAAG GGGTAAGGCCCTTCAGGAGAGCCTGATTAAACTGGTGGAAGCCTGCGGAGATGAGTCCCACAATGTGGACCGCTGGCTCAGTAAGCTGGAGAATTCAAAATGGCTGTCTCACGTCCAGACTGCTCTGTCCGCAGCTGGCCTGCTGGTAGAGTGTGTGGAGAG GGACGGTCATTCAGTTCTGGTCCACGGCTATGAAGGTACAGACTGCACTTTGCTCATCTGCACTCTGGCCCAACTCATCATGGACCCGAGCTGCCGCACTCTGGAGGGTTTCCTGGCTCTCCTGGACAGGGAGTGGCTACAG GCAGGACATCCGTTCCAGCAGCGGTGTGCCCATTCAGCCTACTCCCACGCTCGCCTCCAACAGGAGTCTCCaatcttcctgctgctgctggactgTGTTTGGCAGCTTTGGCGTCAGTTCCCCCTGGCGCTGGGTTTCTCTGAGACGCTGCTCCTCAGACTGGCAAATGAGGTCTACGCTTCAGACTACGGCACGTTTCTGTGCAACAATGACCAGGAGAG GTGTGCCGTACAAGTGAAGGACAGGACTCACTGTTTGTTCCAGGCCCTGCTGAGGCCGCCTGAGAGAGATTACTACTCAAACCCTCTGTATGAACCCAACGAGCTGGCAATCTGGCCCTCAGTTCACCCACAGTCCCTGCAGCTCTGGAGAG GCTTTTTCCTGAGGTGGACACAGCAGGCGCAACATCTAGAGGCAGTTCAGGAGGAAATAAGAAGCATGGTCATTGAGTGGCATAGGGTGACCCAGAGGTGA